In Terriglobia bacterium, a single window of DNA contains:
- the rpmB gene encoding 50S ribosomal protein L28, producing MAKVCEVCGKGPQFGNKISHAHNVSRRRWNVNLRPVHAVVKGANKRIRVCTNCIKSGKVQKAS from the coding sequence ATGGCAAAAGTTTGTGAAGTCTGCGGCAAAGGTCCGCAATTTGGAAACAAAATCAGCCACGCGCACAACGTCAGCCGGCGTCGCTGGAATGTAAATCTGCGTCCGGTGCACGCGGTGGTCAAGGGCGCCAACAAGCGCATCCGCGTGTGCACCAACTGCATCAAGTCGGGAAAGGTCCAGAAGGCCTCGTAG
- a CDS encoding haloacid dehalogenase type II, producing MEALLFDVFGTVVDWRTSLIRRLEQLGRENGLTADWAALADDWRAGYEPAMGEVRSGRRAWTCLEQLHRESLDLLLPRHGLDAVSDRLRKQMVLGWHSLDPWPDAVAGLQRLKQKYIIGTLSNGGVRLLADMARFAGLPWDVIFSSDNFRHYKPDPSVYLGAAELLDTSPGNIMLVAAHNYDLAAARQHGYKTAFVARPTEYGPRQSKDFKAESDWDYVAKDFGELAAKLDP from the coding sequence ATGGAAGCCTTGCTTTTTGACGTTTTCGGGACCGTGGTTGACTGGCGAACCAGCCTGATCCGGCGGCTTGAGCAGTTAGGCCGCGAAAACGGGCTCACTGCCGACTGGGCGGCCCTGGCAGACGACTGGCGCGCCGGATACGAGCCTGCCATGGGCGAAGTCCGCAGCGGACGCCGCGCGTGGACGTGCCTGGAGCAGTTGCATCGCGAGTCGCTGGACTTGCTCCTGCCGCGCCACGGCCTCGATGCCGTCAGCGATCGGTTGCGAAAACAAATGGTCCTGGGCTGGCACTCGCTTGACCCGTGGCCGGACGCGGTGGCCGGGCTGCAGCGGCTTAAACAGAAGTACATTATCGGTACGCTTTCCAACGGCGGCGTGCGCCTGCTGGCGGACATGGCCCGCTTCGCCGGGCTGCCCTGGGACGTGATCTTTTCCTCGGACAACTTCCGCCATTACAAGCCCGATCCCAGCGTCTATCTGGGCGCGGCGGAGTTGCTCGACACCTCGCCCGGAAACATCATGCTGGTGGCGGCGCACAATTACGACCTGGCCGCAGCGCGCCAACACGGCTACAAGACGGCGTTCGTGGCGCGGCCCACGGAGTACGGGCCAAGGCAATCGAAGGACTTCAAGGCCGAATCGGATTGGGATTACGTGGCGAAGGACTTTGGGGAGTTGGCTGCTAAACTAGATCCTTGA
- a CDS encoding porin family protein: protein MKRIVEVFCLLLLATGWSLGQDNEVSFTVGPTFTSDQKLRTDSILPGCQVAGCTGVTTFSTDASVSFSLAYARRITDMGPAALYLELPIVGQPGHDVEVVSTNRTLGFSGTVRGSAFFFTPAARIQFLPKGRISPWATAGYGVARLSQDLSSSRHTKGAAQFGGGIDFKTSPHLAIRGEVRDFWTPSMVESGPVATLTSATALTTHIHHFYAGGGVVFKF, encoded by the coding sequence ATGAAACGAATCGTAGAGGTCTTCTGCCTTCTACTGTTGGCGACGGGCTGGAGTCTTGGACAGGACAACGAAGTGAGTTTCACTGTCGGTCCCACTTTTACAAGTGATCAAAAGCTTCGGACGGATAGCATTCTTCCTGGCTGCCAGGTGGCGGGCTGCACGGGCGTGACCACGTTTAGCACCGATGCTTCGGTTTCATTCTCGTTGGCCTATGCCCGCCGGATCACAGACATGGGCCCCGCCGCTCTTTACCTTGAGCTCCCGATAGTCGGGCAGCCCGGCCATGATGTCGAGGTAGTCTCCACAAACCGAACATTGGGGTTCTCCGGGACCGTCCGCGGCTCCGCATTTTTCTTCACTCCGGCAGCCAGAATCCAGTTCTTGCCGAAAGGACGGATTTCACCCTGGGCCACAGCCGGGTACGGGGTGGCGCGCCTCTCCCAGGACCTTAGCAGCAGCAGGCACACCAAAGGCGCTGCCCAATTTGGCGGCGGAATAGACTTCAAGACGTCACCTCACCTTGCCATACGGGGCGAGGTGCGCGATTTCTGGACACCGAGCATGGTGGAATCAGGCCCAGTGGCCACCCTGACCAGCGCCACGGCCTTGACCACTCACATCCATCACTTCTATGCCGGTGGAGGCGTGGTGTTCAAGTTCTGA
- a CDS encoding helix-turn-helix domain-containing protein, giving the protein MITHVTMGNVLDDLDLDEQELLELKLKADLHQDILKLIKKKKLTPRQLEKLFDIPQPRVSELLRGKLSLLSVSKLLYYGHLLGAHADVKLKPSGRASRAAWQLAG; this is encoded by the coding sequence TTGATCACCCACGTAACCATGGGAAACGTTCTGGACGACCTTGACTTGGACGAGCAAGAACTGCTGGAGCTTAAGCTGAAGGCTGATCTGCATCAGGACATCCTCAAGCTCATCAAAAAGAAAAAGCTTACTCCCCGGCAACTGGAAAAACTCTTTGATATTCCGCAGCCCAGAGTCAGTGAACTGCTGAGAGGCAAGCTTTCCCTGCTGAGTGTTTCCAAGCTGCTGTACTACGGCCACCTTCTGGGCGCTCACGCGGACGTAAAGCTCAAACCCTCCGGTCGAGCTAGCCGCGCCGCCTGGCAACTGGCAGGCTAA
- a CDS encoding type II toxin-antitoxin system RelE/ParE family toxin, producing MADVVCALHCFEKRTAQTEKKDIDVAKERLKRLLEQQRAKEKRQIDHPRNHGKRSGRP from the coding sequence ATGGCAGACGTGGTCTGCGCTTTGCACTGTTTCGAAAAGAGAACGGCGCAAACCGAAAAGAAGGACATTGACGTTGCCAAAGAAAGGCTCAAACGGCTCCTTGAACAGCAACGCGCGAAAGAGAAACGGCAAATTGATCACCCACGTAACCATGGGAAACGTTCTGGACGACCTTGA